From a region of the Mycobacterium sp. SMC-8 genome:
- a CDS encoding PucR family transcriptional regulator, which yields MSEVHAESAAPTLRDLLESGGFGVSVPAGAPQNLDHPISWVHTTEMRDPSRYLRGGELVCTVGISLQTEHDCTVFVDALSRAGAAGVCFGVGDGHDVVPAALLAQCRRRGLPVLVAPPSVPFSQVSRFVAEFWLGSEIAVARATNALAPELLSSLRRHDSPRQLLDSAGQVLGCYFLLEPDEPGVEAGGRGGADDDDAVTVPVPGLGTLTWVGRGDRPEPALLDLIARFVRAAQGERDIEAALARERVGQLLSLVERRMLLPDALSQLLEWPGFSAGEIACSAWPAGAGALVSMAFPDALIGDAPDLCLMLSVGPVRMTDDLALPTGHSAPVPLTDIGSAIAQARIALTLAEQRGGRVGPDQLSTLESLLEQLPLAQLAPFKQLLIDPLAELDNQRGTQHVRTLRVFLSCNGSLSDTAKELFLHTNTVRHRLSRIQEITGRDPLQHNDLTAFVIGLWASERGE from the coding sequence GTGTCGGAGGTGCATGCAGAGTCGGCGGCCCCGACGCTGCGGGACCTGCTGGAGAGCGGCGGGTTCGGCGTGTCGGTGCCTGCGGGTGCGCCCCAGAATCTGGACCATCCCATCAGCTGGGTGCACACCACCGAGATGCGCGACCCGTCCCGCTACCTGCGCGGCGGTGAACTGGTGTGCACGGTCGGGATCAGTCTGCAGACCGAACACGACTGCACGGTGTTCGTCGACGCGCTGAGCCGGGCCGGGGCAGCAGGCGTGTGCTTCGGGGTGGGCGACGGTCATGACGTCGTGCCGGCCGCCCTGCTCGCGCAGTGCCGGCGACGCGGGTTGCCGGTGCTGGTCGCCCCGCCGAGTGTGCCGTTCAGTCAGGTCAGCCGCTTCGTGGCGGAGTTCTGGCTGGGTTCGGAGATCGCCGTTGCCCGCGCGACCAATGCGCTGGCGCCCGAACTGCTGTCCTCGCTGCGCCGGCACGACTCGCCGCGTCAGCTGCTCGACAGCGCGGGTCAGGTGCTCGGGTGCTACTTCCTGTTGGAGCCCGACGAACCTGGCGTGGAGGCCGGCGGACGCGGCGGGGCGGACGACGACGACGCGGTGACGGTTCCGGTGCCCGGGCTGGGCACGCTGACGTGGGTCGGGCGTGGCGACCGGCCGGAACCGGCGCTGCTCGATCTGATCGCGCGGTTCGTGCGCGCCGCCCAGGGCGAACGCGACATCGAGGCCGCGTTGGCCCGGGAGCGGGTCGGGCAGCTGCTGTCTCTGGTCGAGCGGCGGATGCTTCTGCCGGACGCGCTGAGCCAGCTGCTGGAGTGGCCGGGTTTCTCGGCCGGTGAGATCGCGTGCTCGGCGTGGCCGGCAGGTGCCGGAGCACTGGTGTCGATGGCCTTCCCGGACGCGTTGATCGGTGACGCGCCTGATCTGTGCCTGATGTTGTCGGTCGGGCCGGTGCGGATGACCGACGACCTCGCGTTACCGACGGGGCATTCGGCTCCGGTGCCGCTGACCGACATCGGGTCGGCGATCGCGCAGGCCCGCATCGCGTTGACGTTGGCAGAGCAGCGCGGCGGACGGGTCGGACCGGATCAGCTGAGCACGCTGGAGAGCCTGCTGGAGCAGTTGCCGCTGGCGCAGCTGGCACCGTTCAAGCAGTTGCTGATCGACCCACTCGCGGAGCTGGACAATCAGCGGGGCACTCAGCACGTGCGCACGCTGCGAGTATTTCTGTCCTGCAACGGATCTCTGAGTGACACCGCCAAGGAGCTTTTTCTGCACACCAACACGGTGCGGCACCGGCTGTCTCGGATCCAGGAGATCACGGGTCGAGACCCGTTGCAGCACAATGACTTGACCGCATTCGTGATCGGCCTGTGGGCTTCCGAGCGCGGCGAGTGA
- a CDS encoding APC family permease, protein MSLVSPAEQQPQLRREFSLGSAFAFAFAFISPIVALYGIFGLALSAAGPSFWWGFALVFAGQFLVALVFATLVSRWPLEGSIYQWSRRLLGSTYGWFAGWVYMWTLVIAMATVALGAAGFTAHIVGIEEPSGGTLAWIALLILLAGTAVNLVGRQALKIFMIGSIIAEVIGSVVLGTWLLLFHRHNSLSVLFEGGGTDVDLWSYLGGPFLLAVAFIGWSFVGFESAGSIAEEVHNPKRDLPKAVLFSLAFIALVVGYSSLAIILAIPDLDAVAEGAVSDPVYETLTDALGAGIAKPVQVMFVIGFLASFLALQTSASRVIWAYARDGALPAAGTLVQLRGKARIPVVAILVTTAIGAGLFLLSIVAGDIYSLMVNFTAGGFYLAFLFPLIGFLVVLLRKGWTPGAFSLRAWTLPVAVVAVVWAVLQFVNIAWPRVAFEQRYLDWSVWIGIVVLGIIGAVLYATVKSRITAPRDEDEDEPVLANE, encoded by the coding sequence ATGTCATTGGTCAGCCCGGCTGAGCAGCAGCCACAGTTGCGCCGCGAGTTCTCCCTCGGATCGGCGTTCGCGTTCGCGTTCGCCTTCATCTCTCCGATCGTCGCCCTGTACGGGATCTTCGGCCTTGCGCTGTCGGCGGCCGGCCCGAGCTTCTGGTGGGGCTTCGCGCTGGTGTTCGCCGGCCAGTTCCTGGTGGCCCTGGTGTTCGCGACCCTGGTGTCGCGGTGGCCGCTGGAGGGCTCCATCTACCAGTGGTCGCGCCGCCTGCTGGGCAGCACGTACGGCTGGTTCGCCGGCTGGGTCTACATGTGGACGCTGGTGATCGCGATGGCCACCGTCGCGCTGGGCGCGGCCGGATTCACCGCCCACATCGTCGGCATCGAGGAACCCTCGGGCGGGACGCTGGCCTGGATCGCGCTGCTGATCCTGCTCGCGGGCACCGCGGTCAACCTGGTCGGGCGTCAGGCGCTGAAGATCTTCATGATCGGCAGCATCATCGCCGAGGTCATCGGCTCGGTGGTGCTGGGCACCTGGCTGCTGCTGTTCCACCGGCACAACTCGCTGTCGGTGCTGTTCGAAGGCGGCGGCACCGATGTGGATCTGTGGTCCTACCTCGGGGGGCCGTTCCTGCTCGCGGTCGCGTTCATCGGCTGGTCGTTCGTCGGCTTCGAGAGCGCCGGTTCCATCGCCGAAGAGGTGCACAACCCGAAGCGGGACCTGCCCAAGGCCGTGCTGTTCTCGCTGGCCTTCATCGCGCTGGTGGTGGGCTACTCGAGCCTGGCGATCATTCTGGCCATCCCCGACCTGGATGCGGTGGCCGAGGGCGCGGTCAGTGACCCGGTGTACGAGACGCTGACCGACGCGCTGGGCGCCGGCATCGCCAAGCCGGTCCAGGTGATGTTCGTGATCGGGTTCCTGGCCAGCTTCCTGGCGCTGCAGACCTCGGCGTCGCGGGTCATCTGGGCCTACGCCCGCGACGGTGCGCTGCCGGCAGCCGGCACGCTGGTGCAGCTGCGGGGCAAGGCCCGCATCCCGGTGGTGGCGATCCTGGTGACGACTGCGATCGGCGCCGGTCTGTTCCTGCTGAGCATCGTCGCCGGCGACATCTACTCGCTGATGGTGAACTTCACCGCCGGCGGCTTCTACCTCGCGTTCCTGTTCCCGCTGATCGGCTTCCTGGTGGTGCTGCTGCGCAAGGGCTGGACGCCTGGGGCGTTCTCACTGCGCGCATGGACGCTGCCCGTGGCGGTGGTGGCCGTGGTGTGGGCGGTGCTGCAGTTCGTCAACATCGCCTGGCCCCGTGTCGCGTTCGAGCAGCGCTACCTGGACTGGTCGGTGTGGATCGGCATCGTGGTGCTCGGGATCATCGGTGCGGTGCTGTACGCCACGGTGAAGTCGAGGATCACCGCGCCGCGTGACGAGGACGAGGACGAACCGGTACTGGCGAATGAGTGA
- a CDS encoding SDR family NAD(P)-dependent oxidoreductase: MSEQPVALVTGGASGIGAAVVEALTARGYTVGCLDLNPGTTENAVATDVSDAAAVAQAVAELRERLGPVSAVVTSAGYYEMAPVSEISVDAWRRMLRVHLGGLVNVARATLPDLRAARGSLVAVASELAVGGGDEDVHYAAAKGAILGLVRSLAAEVAGAGVRINAVAPGPTDTPLLAADSPWRAPEYLQTLPLRRLTTPAEVARCVEYLVCDATFSTGDVVNVNSGAVI, encoded by the coding sequence ATGAGTGAGCAACCGGTCGCGCTGGTCACCGGCGGCGCCAGCGGGATCGGCGCCGCGGTGGTGGAGGCGCTGACCGCGCGCGGCTACACCGTCGGGTGCCTGGACCTCAACCCGGGGACAACCGAAAATGCCGTCGCGACCGACGTTTCCGACGCCGCGGCGGTCGCGCAGGCGGTGGCCGAGCTCAGGGAGCGGCTGGGTCCGGTGAGCGCGGTGGTGACTTCGGCGGGCTACTACGAGATGGCGCCGGTGTCGGAGATCAGCGTGGACGCGTGGCGACGGATGCTGCGCGTGCACCTGGGCGGGCTGGTCAACGTCGCCCGGGCCACGCTGCCGGACCTGCGCGCGGCGCGCGGGTCGCTGGTCGCGGTGGCCAGTGAGCTCGCCGTGGGTGGCGGTGACGAGGACGTCCACTACGCGGCCGCCAAGGGCGCGATTCTCGGCCTGGTGCGCAGCCTGGCCGCCGAAGTCGCCGGCGCCGGGGTGCGGATCAACGCGGTCGCACCAGGCCCCACCGACACCCCGCTGCTGGCCGCCGACTCACCCTGGCGCGCACCGGAATACCTGCAGACGCTGCCGCTGCGGCGGCTCACCACGCCGGCCGAGGTGGCCCGCTGTGTCGAATACCTGGTCTGCGACGCGACGTTCAGCACCGGAGACGTCGTCAACGTGAACTCGGGAGCAGTGATATGA
- a CDS encoding SDR family NAD(P)-dependent oxidoreductase, which produces MSTDLHGRVALVTGAAQGMGAVHARRLAKAGAVVAVNDREDSDALTALAAEIGGLTAAGDVSDPQQCQTIAAHVAATAGRLDVLVANHAYMTMAPLLEHDADDWWKVVDTNLGGTFFLVQSVLPYMRDAGAGRIIVITSEWGVTGWPAATAYAASKAGLISLVKTLGRELARERIIVNAVAPGVIDTPQLQVDADAAGVPVAEIRHTYADAIPLGRIGEPDEIAAAVELLADFSMEAVVGQVISCNGGSTRTRA; this is translated from the coding sequence ATGAGTACCGATCTGCACGGTCGGGTCGCGCTGGTGACCGGGGCGGCCCAGGGCATGGGCGCCGTACACGCGCGGCGACTCGCGAAAGCCGGTGCGGTCGTGGCCGTCAACGACCGCGAAGACAGCGACGCGCTGACCGCGTTGGCGGCCGAGATCGGCGGGCTGACCGCCGCCGGCGACGTCTCGGATCCCCAGCAGTGCCAGACCATCGCCGCGCACGTGGCCGCCACCGCGGGCCGGCTCGACGTGCTGGTGGCCAACCACGCGTACATGACCATGGCGCCGCTGCTCGAGCACGACGCCGACGACTGGTGGAAGGTGGTGGACACCAACCTCGGTGGCACCTTCTTCCTGGTGCAGAGCGTGCTGCCCTACATGCGGGACGCCGGGGCGGGCCGCATCATCGTGATCACCAGTGAGTGGGGAGTGACGGGCTGGCCGGCGGCGACCGCCTATGCCGCATCCAAGGCGGGGTTGATCTCGCTGGTCAAGACGCTGGGCCGCGAGCTGGCCCGCGAGCGGATCATCGTCAACGCGGTGGCGCCCGGAGTCATCGACACCCCGCAGCTGCAGGTCGACGCCGATGCCGCCGGAGTGCCCGTCGCCGAAATCCGGCACACCTATGCCGACGCGATTCCGTTGGGCCGCATCGGCGAGCCCGACGAGATCGCCGCGGCCGTCGAGCTGCTGGCCGATTTCAGCATGGAAGCCGTGGTGGGACAGGTGATCTCGTGTAACGGCGGCTCCACCCGCACCAGAGCGTAA
- the speB gene encoding agmatinase produces MQQDPRTRTESGVLGQIDAQQVPRYAGFGTFARLPQRHEVADHDVAVIGVPFDSGVTYRPGARFGPAAIRQASRLLKPYHPALDVSPFAAAQVVDAGDIAANPFAITAAVEQVKDGILGLVTRPEQRFVLLGGDHTIALPALQAVNELHGPVALVHFDAHLDTWDTYFGAPCTHGTPFRRASEQGLIVKGHSAHVGIRGSLYDAADLLDDAELGFTVVHCRDIDRIGVDGVIERVLERVGDHPVYVSIDIDVLDPAFAPGTGTPEIGGMTSRELVAVLRAMRAVNIVGADVVEVAPPFDHAEVTAVAAANLAYELITLMVG; encoded by the coding sequence GTGCAACAAGATCCGCGGACGCGGACGGAGTCCGGAGTGCTGGGCCAGATCGATGCCCAGCAGGTGCCGCGCTATGCCGGGTTCGGCACGTTCGCCCGGCTCCCGCAGCGGCACGAGGTCGCCGACCATGACGTCGCGGTGATCGGTGTGCCGTTCGACAGCGGCGTCACCTACCGGCCCGGAGCGCGCTTCGGCCCGGCCGCGATCCGGCAGGCCTCCCGGCTGCTCAAGCCGTACCACCCGGCGCTGGACGTGTCTCCGTTCGCGGCGGCTCAAGTCGTCGACGCCGGCGACATCGCCGCGAACCCCTTCGCCATCACCGCCGCGGTCGAGCAGGTCAAGGACGGCATCCTCGGCCTGGTCACCCGGCCGGAGCAGCGGTTCGTGCTGCTCGGCGGCGACCACACCATCGCGCTGCCCGCGCTGCAGGCCGTCAACGAGTTGCACGGTCCGGTCGCGTTGGTGCACTTCGACGCTCACCTCGACACGTGGGACACCTACTTCGGGGCTCCCTGCACCCACGGCACCCCGTTCCGGCGCGCGTCCGAGCAGGGCCTGATCGTCAAGGGCCACTCCGCGCACGTCGGCATCCGCGGCTCGCTCTACGACGCCGCCGATCTGCTCGACGACGCCGAACTCGGGTTCACGGTGGTGCACTGCCGCGACATCGACCGCATCGGGGTCGACGGCGTCATCGAGCGCGTGCTCGAGCGCGTGGGGGACCACCCGGTGTACGTGTCGATCGACATCGACGTGCTGGATCCGGCGTTCGCGCCCGGCACCGGAACCCCCGAGATCGGCGGCATGACCAGCCGTGAGCTGGTCGCGGTGCTGCGGGCGATGCGCGCGGTGAACATCGTCGGCGCCGACGTGGTCGAGGTGGCGCCGCCCTTTGACCACGCCGAGGTGACGGCCGTGGCCGCCGCGAACCTTGCCTATGAGCTGATCACCCTGATGGTTGGCTGA
- a CDS encoding polysaccharide deacetylase gives MERFSWPEGKTAAAAFTFDVDAESAILWGNESVGARMSVMSHQAYGPLVGIPRILDLLEQHQIRSTFFVPGHTADRYPEAVRSIVAAGHEIAHHGYLHEQPTALTLEEEIDALDRGLAALADVAGVRPVGYRAPMWDLSWRTPALLAERDFLYDSSLMDADHPYELAITPDTQESLVEIPIQWALDDWEQYCFLPDISGSGLIESPRKARELWQLEFDALRKAGGCWVLTNHPFLTGRASRAAELGELMRYVLDHDDVWVASLQEVAEHVRTLRLSPRSITPPDIPR, from the coding sequence ATGGAGCGCTTCAGCTGGCCCGAAGGCAAGACCGCCGCGGCCGCGTTCACGTTCGACGTGGACGCCGAATCGGCGATCCTGTGGGGCAACGAGAGCGTCGGGGCCCGGATGAGTGTGATGAGCCACCAGGCCTACGGTCCGCTGGTCGGAATCCCGCGCATCCTGGATCTGCTTGAGCAACACCAGATCCGGTCGACGTTCTTCGTGCCCGGACACACCGCCGACCGCTACCCCGAGGCGGTCCGCAGCATCGTCGCGGCGGGGCACGAGATCGCCCACCACGGGTATCTGCACGAGCAGCCCACCGCGCTGACCCTCGAGGAGGAGATCGACGCGCTGGACCGCGGACTCGCCGCGCTGGCCGATGTCGCCGGCGTACGGCCGGTGGGGTACCGGGCCCCGATGTGGGATCTGTCCTGGCGCACCCCCGCGCTGCTGGCCGAGCGTGACTTCCTGTACGACTCGAGCCTGATGGACGCCGACCATCCCTACGAGTTGGCGATCACTCCGGACACGCAGGAGTCGCTGGTCGAGATCCCGATCCAGTGGGCGCTCGACGACTGGGAGCAGTACTGCTTCCTGCCCGACATCTCCGGCAGCGGGCTGATCGAGAGCCCACGCAAGGCGCGGGAGCTGTGGCAGCTGGAGTTCGACGCGCTGCGCAAGGCGGGTGGCTGCTGGGTGCTCACCAACCATCCGTTCCTGACCGGCCGGGCGTCGCGGGCCGCCGAACTCGGTGAGCTGATGCGGTACGTGCTCGACCACGACGACGTCTGGGTGGCCTCGCTGCAGGAGGTCGCCGAACACGTTCGGACGCTGAGGCTTTCACCACGGTCGATCACGCCTCCCGACATTCCGCGCTGA
- a CDS encoding TetR/AcrR family transcriptional regulator translates to MVRVPESATRREAQRRNTRARLLDAAIVEFQRSGTSAADINAIVKAAGVARSTFYFHFPTKEHVLLELIRRDEMRLANELSRFLDTRRDLPAVLTRIVELVLELETRWGSALFHDVISLYFSPTRPEREQWTNHPIFVLLAAEIERLRVRGELYDDVDSYHSAAFFLLGVYALLTTVGEARSERDVALRKFVTSTLRSLLSAECREA, encoded by the coding sequence ATGGTGCGCGTGCCAGAGAGTGCGACGCGACGCGAAGCCCAGCGGCGAAACACCCGTGCGCGGCTGCTCGACGCCGCGATTGTGGAGTTCCAGCGTTCCGGCACCAGCGCCGCCGACATCAACGCCATCGTGAAGGCGGCGGGGGTCGCGCGCAGCACCTTCTACTTCCACTTCCCCACCAAGGAACACGTACTGCTCGAACTCATCCGACGAGACGAGATGCGCCTGGCCAACGAGCTGAGCCGGTTCCTCGACACCCGCCGCGACCTGCCCGCGGTGTTGACACGGATCGTCGAGCTGGTGCTGGAACTCGAGACCCGTTGGGGATCAGCGCTGTTTCACGACGTCATCAGTCTGTACTTCTCGCCCACCCGGCCCGAACGGGAACAGTGGACCAACCATCCGATCTTCGTGCTGCTCGCCGCCGAGATCGAGCGCCTGCGCGTCCGCGGCGAACTCTACGACGACGTGGACTCCTACCACAGCGCGGCGTTCTTCCTCCTCGGCGTGTACGCGCTGCTCACCACCGTCGGCGAGGCCCGGTCCGAACGCGACGTGGCGCTGCGCAAGTTCGTCACCAGCACCCTGCGCAGCCTGCTCAGCGCGGAATGTCGGGAGGCGTGA